The following coding sequences are from one Triticum aestivum cultivar Chinese Spring chromosome 5A, IWGSC CS RefSeq v2.1, whole genome shotgun sequence window:
- the LOC123104870 gene encoding protein TsetseEP: MARHRLLAVLLIGIVAASAFNQAAAAGRGLAAVEKFAELEPKPEPKPEPMAKPMPPHPEPEPCKPEPMPKPKPKPEPKPGQKPDPEPKPKPMPKPKHKHCSKPKPGPKPEPMPKPEPKPEPEPKPESKPKPPPKCKPPTAHN, encoded by the coding sequence ATGGCGAGGCATCGCCTCCTCGCCGTGCTCCTCATCGGAATAGTTGCAGCCTCCGCCTTCAACCAAGCAGCTGCGGCTGGCCGAGGCCTTGCTGCCGTCGAGAAGTTTGCAGAGCTAGAGCCAAAGCCAGAACCCAAACCAGAGCCAATGGCCAAACCTATGCCGCCGCACCCAGAGCCAGAGCCTTGCAAACCTGAACCGATGCCCAAACCCAAACCAAAGCCCGAACCAAAACCCGGACAGAAGCCCGATCCAGAACCCAAGCCCAAGCCTATGCCAAAACCAAAGCACAAGCATTGCTCCAAACCAAAGCCAGGTCCTAAGCCCGAGCCAATGCCGAAACCCGAACCAAAGCCGGAGCCCGAGCCTAAACCTGAATCAAAACCGAAGCCTCCTCCTAAGTGCAAGCCACCGACAGCTCACAATTGA
- the LOC123107753 gene encoding protein TsetseEP → MARHRLLAVLLVGTVAASAFNQAAAAGRGIAVVRKFAELEPKPEPKQELMPKPMPPPEPEPCKPDPMPKPKPKPEQKPGQKPEPEPKPKPMPKPKPKPCSKPKPGPKPEPMPKPEPKPEPKPKPEPKPKPPPKCKPPTTHN, encoded by the coding sequence ATGGCGAGGCATCGCCTCCTCGCCGTGCTCCTCGTCGGCACAGTTGCAGCCTCCGCCTTCAACCAAGCTGCTGCGGCTGGCCGAGGCATTGCTGTCGTCAGGAAGTTTGCAGAGCTAGAGCCAAAGCCAGAACCGAAACAAGAGCTAATGCCCAAACCTATGCCACCCCCAGAGCCAGAGCCCTGCAAACCTGATCCGATGCCCAAACCCAAACCAAAGCCCGAACAAAAACCCGGACAAAAGCCCGAACCAGAACCCAAGCCCAAGCCTATGCCAAAACCAAAGCCCAAGCCCTGCTCCAAACCAAAGCCAGGTCCTAAGCCCGAGCCAATGCCCAAACCCGAACCAAAGCCGGAGCCCAAGCCTAAACCTGAACCGAAACCGAAGCCGCCTCCGAAGTGCAAACCACCGACAACTCACAATTGA
- the LOC123107754 gene encoding protein TsetseEP: MAKHRLLAVLLIGIVAASSFNQAAAASRGLVVVGKFTELEPKPEPKPEPMPKPMPHPESEPCKPEPMPKPEPKPGQKPEPEPKPKPMPKPKPKPCSKSKPEPMPKPEPKPEPKAKPEPKPKPPPKCKPLATHN; the protein is encoded by the coding sequence ATGGCGAAGCATCGCCTCCTCGCCGTGCTCCTCATCGGGATAGTTGCAGCCTCCTCTTTCAACCAAGCAGCTGCGGCTAGCCGAGGCCTTGTTGTCGTTGGGAAGTTCACAGAGCTAGAGCCAAAGCCGGAACCCAAACCAGAGCCAATGCCCAAACCTATGCCCCACCCAGAGTCAGAGCCCTGCAAACCTGAACCGATGCCCAAACCCGAACCAAAGCCTGGACAGAAGCCTGAACCAGAACCCAAGCCCAAGCCGATGCCAAAACCAAAGCCCAAGCCCTGCTCCAAATCGAAGCCTGAGCCGATGCCAAAACCGGAACCAAAGCCGGAGCCCAAGGCTAAACCTGAACCGAAACCGAAGCCGCCTCCAAAGTGCAAACCACTGGCAACGCACAATTGA
- the LOC123107755 gene encoding protein TsetseEP gives MARHRLLAVLMLLVGVVAASTFHQAAAAGRGLAAVEKFADLEPKPKPKQEAMPKPMPKPEPKPMPKPEPKPKPKPMPKPEPKPEPKPKPMPKPEPKPEPKHKPMPKPEPKPEPMPKPEPKPKPDPKLEPPPKHKPPTAYN, from the coding sequence ATGGCGAGGCATCGCCTCCTTGCCGTGCTCATGCTCCTCGTCGGGGTAGTGGCAGCCTCCACTTTCCACCAAGCGGCCGCCGCTGGCCGGGGCCTTGCTGCCGTCGAGAAGTTTGCGGACCTGGAGCCAAAGCCAAAACCTAAACAAGAGGCAATGCCCAAACCAATGCCGAAGCCTGAACCCAAGCCGATGCCAAAGCCCGAGCCCAAGCCCAAGCCCAAGCCGATGCCTAAACCTGAACCCAAGCCAGAGCCCAAGCCCAAGCCGATGCCCAAACCTGAACCCAAGCCAGAGCCCAAGCATAAACCAATGCCTAAGCCAGAGCCTAAGCCGGAACCTATGCCTAAGCCGGAGCCCAAGCCTAAACCTGACCCGAAACTAGAGCCACCACCAAAGCACAAGCCGCCAACAGCTTACAATTGA